The following proteins are encoded in a genomic region of uncultured Hyphomonas sp.:
- a CDS encoding LysR substrate-binding domain-containing protein: protein MDWGKLRSFHAAAEAGSLTSAGDRLGISQSAVSRQIAALEETLGVSLFQRHARGLVLTDAGHTLFRSTMEMAQAAQSANTALRDQQETPQGELIVSAPVAFGSTWLVPRLGGFARKHPDLHLDLRLEDREYDLLKLEAECAIRLWAADKADLIQRKLGTVATNLYASPEYLKTAGMPRTPQDLDNHRIIAYGDESSPLQEMSFACRVGRDDAPPRPATLKVNNVFAMLRAVDAGLGIADVPDYMASTMPRLVKVLPENVGPVFDLYFIYPSDLRRSKRVAAFRDFVTAETELLRRSAMRQV, encoded by the coding sequence ATGGACTGGGGTAAGCTACGTTCTTTCCATGCTGCGGCGGAAGCCGGCAGCCTGACCTCCGCCGGAGACCGGCTGGGCATTTCGCAGTCGGCTGTCTCGCGCCAGATCGCGGCACTTGAGGAAACGCTGGGCGTGTCGCTGTTCCAGCGCCATGCGCGCGGCCTGGTGCTGACCGATGCCGGGCACACGCTGTTCCGCTCCACCATGGAAATGGCGCAGGCCGCCCAGTCGGCCAATACGGCCCTGCGCGACCAGCAGGAAACCCCGCAGGGCGAGCTGATCGTCTCGGCGCCGGTGGCCTTCGGCTCCACCTGGCTGGTGCCGCGCCTTGGCGGCTTTGCCCGGAAGCATCCGGACCTGCACCTCGATCTGCGCCTCGAAGACCGGGAATATGACCTGCTGAAGCTGGAAGCCGAATGCGCCATCCGCCTCTGGGCCGCCGACAAGGCAGACCTGATCCAGCGCAAGCTGGGAACCGTGGCGACGAACCTCTATGCCTCGCCGGAATACCTGAAGACTGCCGGCATGCCGCGCACGCCGCAGGATCTCGATAATCACCGCATCATTGCCTATGGCGACGAAAGCTCGCCGCTGCAGGAAATGAGCTTCGCCTGCCGCGTGGGCCGCGACGACGCCCCGCCGCGCCCGGCCACGCTGAAGGTGAACAATGTCTTCGCCATGCTTCGCGCCGTCGATGCCGGGCTGGGGATTGCGGACGTGCCGGACTATATGGCCTCCACCATGCCGCGGCTGGTGAAAGTTCTACCGGAAAATGTCGGGCCGGTGTTCGATCTTTACTTTATCTACCCAAGCGATTTGCGGCGCTCCAAGCGCGTGGCCGCATTCCGGGACTTCGTAACAGCTGAAACAGAACTGCTACGCCGCTCAGCCATGCGGCAGGTCTAA
- a CDS encoding sodium:solute symporter family protein — protein sequence MVAALAVYIVLQFAIAVWASRFVNSEADYFVAGRRFGVLMVGVSVFATWFGAETVMGASGAIAEEGLAGGRADPFGYTLCLIGMALFLAYKLRESGVMTFPDYMQLRFGQKAEVTAAVLTIPTSIIWASAQLLAMGQILSETAGIDLGFALFAGAVIIILYTTIGGLLGDAMTDMVQGTVMMGGLIILLITVLASGDFSFSHIGAEQLQWRLIEEDGTKESWLSTIDAWMIPIVGSLVAQEAISRFLGAKSASVARMGCYLASGLYLVLGAIPLMIGLLGHAAGFDAESTDSYLPELARQYLSPLMYTVLMGALVSAILSTVDTTLLAVSAIASRNLIERVARNLPEPRKLLFGRSLTLLAGLFAYAIAASGETIKGLVEIASSFGSAGIAVALLIGLHSKFGREMAALSAMVAGALASFFGEGMPAWFVSLFDEAAAENMPGWTQGYEGSYLFAVLAALAVYLAIGTLEARGWLDSAKKSPAA from the coding sequence ATGGTTGCTGCGCTTGCGGTTTATATCGTGCTGCAATTTGCCATCGCGGTCTGGGCCAGCCGGTTCGTCAATTCCGAAGCCGATTACTTTGTCGCCGGGCGCCGCTTCGGCGTGCTGATGGTCGGCGTGTCCGTCTTCGCCACATGGTTCGGGGCGGAGACAGTGATGGGCGCCTCCGGCGCCATTGCCGAGGAAGGCCTCGCAGGCGGGCGGGCCGACCCGTTCGGCTACACGCTCTGCCTGATCGGCATGGCCCTCTTCCTTGCCTACAAGCTGCGCGAATCCGGGGTGATGACCTTTCCGGACTATATGCAGCTGCGTTTTGGCCAGAAGGCAGAAGTCACGGCCGCCGTGCTGACCATCCCCACCTCAATCATCTGGGCGTCGGCCCAGCTGCTCGCCATGGGCCAGATCCTCTCCGAGACGGCAGGCATCGACCTCGGCTTTGCCCTCTTCGCGGGCGCCGTGATCATCATCCTCTACACCACCATTGGCGGCCTGCTGGGCGATGCGATGACCGACATGGTGCAGGGCACCGTGATGATGGGCGGCCTCATCATCCTGCTGATCACCGTGCTGGCCAGCGGCGACTTCTCCTTCTCCCATATCGGGGCGGAACAGCTGCAGTGGCGCCTGATCGAGGAGGACGGCACGAAGGAAAGCTGGCTCTCCACAATTGACGCGTGGATGATCCCGATCGTCGGATCCCTCGTGGCGCAGGAGGCGATCTCCCGCTTTCTCGGGGCGAAGTCTGCCAGCGTCGCCCGGATGGGCTGCTACCTCGCTTCGGGGCTTTACCTGGTGCTGGGCGCCATTCCGCTGATGATCGGCCTGCTCGGCCATGCGGCGGGGTTCGATGCGGAGAGTACCGACAGCTACCTGCCGGAACTGGCACGGCAATACCTCTCCCCACTCATGTACACGGTGCTGATGGGCGCGCTCGTCTCCGCGATCCTGTCGACGGTGGACACGACGCTGCTGGCCGTCTCCGCCATTGCCAGCCGCAACCTGATTGAACGCGTGGCGCGCAACCTTCCGGAGCCGCGCAAGCTGCTCTTCGGCCGGTCGCTGACCCTGCTGGCGGGCCTCTTCGCCTATGCCATCGCGGCCTCGGGCGAGACGATCAAGGGCCTGGTCGAGATTGCGTCCTCCTTCGGCTCGGCCGGCATTGCCGTCGCGCTGCTGATCGGACTGCATTCCAAATTCGGACGCGAAATGGCGGCCCTCTCCGCCATGGTGGCCGGGGCGCTGGCCAGTTTCTTCGGCGAGGGCATGCCGGCCTGGTTCGTCAGTCTTTTCGATGAGGCGGCGGCGGAAAACATGCCCGGCTGGACGCAGGGCTATGAAGGCTCATACCTCTTCGCTGTGCTGGCCGCATTGGCCGTTTACCTTGCGATAGGCACGCTGGAGGCCCGTGGTTGGCTGGATTCGGCAAAAAAAAGCCCGGCTGCGTAG
- a CDS encoding Dps family protein gives MPIDIGLTDEQRAQSVDALKKLLGETYALYAKTHGYHWNVTGPRFNALHTMFELQYNELWAALDEIAERIRSLDHFAPGSPGEMTDLATIKPDNGIPDADQMVANLAKGHEAVSRAAKQGIEVAEKVGDAVTVDLMTQRATIAEKTAWMLRASI, from the coding sequence ATGCCTATCGACATCGGCCTGACCGACGAGCAACGCGCCCAATCCGTGGACGCGCTGAAGAAGCTTCTGGGCGAGACCTATGCGCTCTACGCCAAGACCCATGGCTACCACTGGAACGTGACCGGGCCGCGCTTCAACGCGCTGCACACCATGTTTGAGCTGCAATACAACGAGCTCTGGGCTGCCCTCGACGAGATCGCCGAACGCATCCGTTCGCTGGACCATTTCGCCCCGGGCTCCCCCGGTGAAATGACCGACCTCGCCACGATCAAGCCGGACAATGGCATCCCGGACGCCGATCAGATGGTCGCCAACCTCGCCAAGGGGCACGAGGCTGTCAGCCGCGCCGCCAAGCAAGGGATCGAAGTGGCCGAAAAAGTCGGCGACGCCGTCACGGTCGACCTGATGACCCAGCGGGCCACCATCGCCGAAAAAACCGCCTGGATGCTGCGCGCCAGCATCTAG
- a CDS encoding pyridoxal phosphate-dependent aminotransferase, producing MAADLRLSDALDRVKPSATIAVTTKAAELKRAGHDVIGLGAGEPDFDTPDNIKEAGIRAITEGKTKYTPADGLPELKDAICGKFKRENGLTYTPAQIHVAPGGKPVIYNALVATLNPGDEVICPAPYWVSYPEMVLMAGGEPVKIECGPNSSYKLTPEALEAAITPATKWLILNSPSNPTGAAYTREELKALADVLLRHPQVWVMTDDMYEHLVYDDFEFTTIAQVEPALWDRTLTINGVSKAYAMTGWRIGYAGGPDKLIKAMGKVISQTTSNPCSISQYAAIEALNGPQDFLPTRKAAYQARRDMVVEGLNACPGLHCPTPEGAFYVYPSCAGVLGKTAPSGKVIETDEDFASELLETEKVAVVFGAAFGLSPAFRVSYATSDAALKEALTRIKRFCEALK from the coding sequence ATGGCTGCTGATCTCCGCCTGTCGGACGCGCTGGACCGCGTCAAACCTTCCGCCACCATCGCCGTCACCACCAAGGCGGCCGAACTGAAACGCGCCGGCCATGACGTCATCGGCCTCGGCGCGGGCGAACCGGATTTCGACACGCCGGACAATATCAAGGAAGCCGGCATTCGCGCGATCACCGAAGGCAAGACCAAGTATACGCCTGCCGACGGCCTGCCGGAGCTGAAGGACGCCATCTGCGGCAAGTTCAAGCGCGAGAACGGCCTGACCTACACGCCCGCGCAGATCCACGTCGCCCCGGGCGGCAAGCCAGTGATCTACAATGCGCTCGTGGCCACGCTGAACCCCGGCGATGAAGTCATCTGCCCCGCGCCTTACTGGGTGTCCTATCCGGAAATGGTGCTGATGGCCGGCGGCGAGCCCGTGAAGATCGAGTGCGGTCCGAACTCCAGCTACAAGCTGACGCCGGAAGCCCTCGAAGCCGCAATCACGCCTGCCACCAAATGGCTGATCCTGAACTCGCCGTCCAACCCGACGGGCGCCGCCTACACGCGCGAAGAGCTGAAGGCCCTGGCCGACGTGCTGCTGCGCCACCCGCAGGTCTGGGTCATGACCGACGACATGTACGAGCACCTCGTCTATGACGATTTCGAGTTTACCACGATCGCCCAGGTCGAGCCGGCCCTGTGGGACCGCACGCTGACCATCAACGGCGTCTCCAAGGCCTATGCCATGACCGGCTGGCGCATCGGCTATGCCGGCGGGCCGGACAAGCTGATCAAGGCCATGGGCAAGGTGATCAGCCAGACGACCTCGAACCCCTGCTCGATCAGCCAGTACGCCGCCATCGAGGCCCTGAACGGCCCGCAGGACTTCCTGCCCACCCGCAAGGCCGCCTACCAGGCCCGCCGTGACATGGTGGTCGAAGGCCTGAACGCGTGCCCCGGCCTGCATTGCCCCACCCCGGAAGGCGCGTTTTACGTCTATCCGTCCTGCGCAGGCGTGCTCGGCAAGACGGCTCCGTCCGGCAAGGTAATCGAAACGGATGAGGACTTCGCCTCGGAACTGCTGGAAACCGAAAAGGTCGCCGTCGTGTTCGGCGCCGCCTTCGGCCTCTCCCCGGCTTTCCGCGTGTCCTACGCCACATCGGACGCGGCGCTGAAAGAAGCCCTGACGCGGATCAAACGCTTCTGCGAAGCCCTGAAATAG
- the uvrC gene encoding excinuclease ABC subunit UvrC, whose translation METESPGAAPLRGVDVIKDNLTRLPAKPGVYRMYGDADEVLYVGKARNLKARVSNYARLGGHTQRIARMIALTRRMEFVVTESETEALLLEASLIKSLKPRFNVLLRDDKSFPYILIRRDHEAPQIKKYRGSKQDQGDYFGPFASAGAVGRTLDTLQKAFLLRTCEDSVYNARTRPCMLHQIKRCAAPCVGLISIPDYQELADEAADFLRGKGADLQKRLAKEMEEAAEAMDFERAAALRDRIRAIAHVRGSQDVNPDDIEEADIFAISMEGGVSCVQVFFIRAGQNWGATAHYPRHERDQTAEEVLSAFLVQFYDKRPPPRLILVSDMPEQADLIAEALSLKANRKVEIRKPERGSKKDLVAQAARNASEAVTRKLSETASQARLLSEVAKVFELEKPPERIEIYDNSHIQGTNAVGGMVVAGPEGFMKNAYRKFNIKDTSLEPGDDYGMMREVMRRRFNRAKKEREEGNPANWPDLVLIDGGLGQLNAVIEALKEIDLTPDDVTLVSIAKGVDRNAGREQFFRPGRAPFKLPENAPVLYYLQRLRDEAHRWAIGAHRQKRSAAIGKSPLDEIEGIGPARKKALLHHFGSAKGVSRAKVADLMEVDGVNEALAERIHGHFNGG comes from the coding sequence ATGGAGACTGAATCGCCGGGCGCGGCCCCCTTGCGGGGCGTTGACGTCATCAAGGACAATCTGACCCGCCTGCCGGCCAAGCCCGGCGTCTACCGCATGTACGGGGACGCCGATGAAGTCCTGTATGTCGGCAAGGCGCGGAACCTGAAGGCGCGTGTCTCCAACTATGCCCGCCTTGGCGGCCACACCCAGCGCATCGCGCGGATGATCGCGCTGACGCGGCGGATGGAATTCGTCGTGACCGAAAGCGAGACCGAGGCGCTGCTGCTGGAGGCCAGCCTCATCAAGAGCCTGAAGCCGCGTTTCAACGTGCTGCTGCGGGACGACAAATCCTTTCCCTACATCCTGATCCGCCGTGACCATGAGGCGCCGCAGATCAAGAAATATCGCGGCTCCAAACAGGACCAGGGCGACTATTTCGGGCCCTTCGCCAGCGCTGGCGCGGTGGGGCGTACGCTGGACACGCTGCAGAAGGCCTTCCTGCTGCGCACCTGTGAGGACAGCGTCTACAATGCCCGCACGCGGCCCTGCATGCTGCACCAGATCAAGCGCTGCGCGGCGCCGTGCGTCGGGCTGATCTCCATCCCGGACTATCAGGAACTGGCCGACGAGGCCGCTGACTTCCTGCGCGGGAAGGGGGCAGACCTGCAGAAGCGGCTCGCAAAGGAAATGGAAGAGGCCGCCGAAGCGATGGATTTCGAGCGCGCCGCGGCCCTGCGCGACCGCATCCGCGCCATCGCCCATGTGCGCGGCAGCCAGGATGTGAACCCGGACGATATCGAGGAAGCCGACATCTTCGCGATCTCGATGGAAGGCGGCGTCTCCTGCGTGCAGGTCTTCTTCATCCGGGCCGGGCAGAACTGGGGCGCGACGGCGCACTATCCGCGCCATGAACGTGATCAGACGGCGGAGGAAGTGCTTTCGGCCTTCCTCGTGCAGTTCTACGACAAGCGCCCGCCGCCGCGGCTGATCCTCGTTTCCGACATGCCGGAACAGGCGGACCTGATCGCCGAGGCGCTGAGCCTGAAGGCAAACCGCAAGGTCGAGATCCGCAAGCCCGAGCGCGGCAGCAAGAAAGACCTTGTCGCGCAGGCTGCACGCAATGCCAGCGAAGCGGTGACACGCAAGCTGTCCGAAACCGCCAGCCAGGCGCGGCTACTGTCTGAAGTGGCAAAAGTGTTCGAGCTGGAGAAACCGCCAGAGCGGATCGAGATCTACGACAACTCCCACATCCAGGGCACGAATGCCGTGGGCGGCATGGTGGTGGCCGGGCCGGAAGGCTTCATGAAGAACGCCTATCGCAAGTTCAACATCAAGGATACGAGCCTCGAACCTGGCGACGATTATGGCATGATGCGCGAAGTGATGCGCCGCCGTTTCAATCGCGCCAAGAAAGAGCGCGAGGAGGGCAACCCCGCGAACTGGCCCGACCTCGTCCTGATCGATGGCGGCCTCGGCCAGCTGAATGCGGTGATCGAGGCGCTGAAGGAAATTGATCTGACGCCGGACGATGTGACGCTGGTCTCCATCGCCAAGGGGGTCGACCGGAATGCCGGGCGCGAGCAGTTCTTCCGGCCGGGGCGGGCGCCGTTCAAGCTGCCTGAAAACGCGCCCGTGCTCTACTACCTCCAGCGCCTGCGCGACGAGGCGCACCGCTGGGCCATTGGCGCGCACCGTCAGAAACGCTCGGCCGCGATCGGCAAGTCACCGCTGGACGAGATTGAAGGCATTGGCCCTGCGCGCAAAAAGGCGCTGCTGCACCATTTCGGATCGGCCAAGGGCGTCTCCCGCGCCAAGGTGGCGGACCTGATGGAAGTCGACGGCGTGAACGAGGCGCTGGCCGAACGCATCCATGGGCATTTTAACGGGGGGTGA
- a CDS encoding TetR/AcrR family transcriptional regulator, giving the protein MVEINRRNPKQARAKATVDAILEAAFQVLDADGYANFTTSRIAKRAGVSIGTLYQYFDDRDAILMEMGQRYGNALREKITQMLLDEPEISTLRTIIRAVMQGVEGSPETQLVLSDTIFRTGGGSEVSRQHFTFMDSLSQREEFQFALGKEASFILTHTVVYLLRATVVEPDLDLDPQVLEDELVHLMESYIANLAGRAQA; this is encoded by the coding sequence ATGGTTGAAATAAATAGAAGAAATCCGAAACAGGCCCGAGCCAAGGCGACCGTCGATGCCATTCTGGAAGCGGCCTTTCAGGTTTTGGATGCCGACGGATACGCGAATTTCACGACCAGCCGCATCGCCAAACGGGCCGGTGTGTCCATCGGCACGCTGTACCAGTATTTCGACGATCGCGACGCCATTCTGATGGAGATGGGCCAGCGCTACGGCAACGCCCTGCGCGAGAAGATCACGCAGATGCTGCTGGACGAGCCGGAAATCAGCACGTTGCGCACCATCATCCGCGCCGTCATGCAGGGCGTCGAAGGCTCACCTGAAACCCAGCTCGTCCTGTCCGACACCATCTTCCGGACCGGCGGCGGCAGCGAAGTCAGCCGCCAGCATTTCACCTTCATGGACTCTCTCAGCCAGCGGGAAGAGTTCCAGTTCGCGCTCGGCAAGGAAGCCTCCTTCATCCTCACCCACACCGTCGTCTACCTGCTGCGCGCAACGGTCGTCGAGCCGGATCTCGATCTCGACCCACAGGTTCTGGAGGATGAACTTGTCCACCTGATGGAAAGCTATATCGCAAACCTCGCGGGTCGCGCCCAGGCGTAG
- a CDS encoding oxygenase MpaB family protein, translating to MTASLEDVHKRIALQKTALPVMYGDIDFTLVPERYTDDLSVSSMKDYAKKFPPPPADMVERVKAYTMLGDITADAYAALMQKYGFKRLVDMLTTACDEGIDAVPDAPPELAALIAEMEVKPDWLDMDLVREGARLNRLPMAETSPWMIRGAFLATFLNKYTALPMALTGTLSHSTASRRVNETATFFTVTTLPGALEPRGEGFKAAAMVRLMHSMVRFNVLRRVGSWDQSVYGIPIPQVDQMPAGLIDVFLLAFKMVEEGRTEFTPEERARVEFSRYRCYLLGLPEDLLMDTPQGIIDIMNARSGSIRAGFDDETCGALVRATLATYLPPTKSLGNQIHNALERRLARLVLVKSFLGGNSQMARDIGVPVGPLDYAVAGVLFPVIAAKMAVYGTALKVPGLRGLVDRHLVAKLRRLLVRYGHAEFTTDASAYRQAAPAVPAE from the coding sequence ATGACCGCATCGCTCGAGGATGTGCACAAGCGCATTGCGCTCCAGAAAACGGCGCTGCCGGTCATGTATGGAGACATCGACTTCACCCTGGTGCCGGAGCGCTACACCGACGATCTCTCCGTCAGTTCCATGAAGGACTATGCGAAGAAATTTCCCCCGCCGCCCGCCGACATGGTGGAACGGGTGAAAGCCTATACGATGCTGGGCGACATCACGGCCGATGCCTATGCGGCGCTGATGCAGAAGTACGGATTCAAGCGGCTGGTCGACATGCTCACCACGGCCTGTGACGAGGGCATTGATGCGGTGCCGGACGCGCCGCCGGAACTTGCTGCCCTGATCGCCGAAATGGAAGTGAAGCCGGACTGGCTGGACATGGACCTTGTGCGCGAAGGCGCCCGGCTGAACCGGTTGCCGATGGCGGAGACCTCGCCCTGGATGATCCGCGGCGCTTTCCTCGCCACCTTCCTCAACAAGTATACCGCGCTGCCGATGGCGCTGACGGGCACGCTCAGCCATTCGACGGCGTCGCGCCGGGTGAACGAGACAGCGACCTTCTTCACGGTCACGACCCTGCCGGGGGCGCTGGAACCGCGCGGCGAAGGCTTCAAGGCCGCCGCCATGGTGCGCCTGATGCATTCCATGGTGCGCTTCAACGTACTGCGCCGGGTGGGGAGCTGGGACCAGTCCGTTTACGGTATTCCGATCCCGCAGGTGGACCAGATGCCTGCCGGCCTGATCGATGTGTTCCTGCTTGCTTTCAAGATGGTGGAAGAGGGGCGTACGGAGTTTACTCCGGAAGAGCGCGCCCGCGTGGAGTTCAGCCGTTACCGCTGCTACTTGCTGGGCCTGCCGGAAGACCTGCTGATGGATACGCCGCAAGGCATCATCGACATCATGAATGCGCGTAGCGGTTCCATCCGTGCCGGGTTTGACGACGAGACCTGCGGGGCGCTGGTGCGGGCAACGCTCGCGACCTATCTGCCGCCGACCAAATCCCTCGGCAACCAGATCCACAATGCGCTGGAACGCCGTCTCGCGCGGCTGGTCCTGGTGAAGAGCTTCCTGGGTGGGAACAGCCAGATGGCGCGCGATATCGGCGTGCCCGTCGGCCCGCTGGACTATGCGGTCGCCGGCGTTCTGTTCCCGGTAATAGCGGCGAAAATGGCGGTCTACGGCACGGCACTGAAGGTGCCAGGTCTGCGCGGGCTCGTGGATCGACATCTCGTCGCCAAACTCCGCCGGTTACTCGTGCGCTACGGCCATGCCGAGTTCACGACAGACGCGTCAGCCTACCGACAGGCTGCACCTGCCGTCCCCGCGGAGTAG
- a CDS encoding M20 family peptidase → MSLFKKFLLGLVALIALVVAVVLYRTFTYGGAPVGDRVDLPDVPAISADTAAGHLSEAIRFRTITLAGGDPRPGQEGPWLELHDWLEETYPAAHAAMTKEIVPGTLTLLYTWQGSDSSLQPLLLMAHQDVVPVNIGTEDDWTGAPFKGDIIDGYIYGRGALDDKSNLIGIMEAVDALAASGFQPKRTVILQFGHDEEVLGSGAEKGIALLKSRGIEPVMAVDEGFAILDPSPLTGAKMGMIGVSEKGYVTLQVTSVGTGGHSSMPPRDSANVQLGKAIVALDENQMPADFSKPPVSDLLLASAGDMPFMQKMALANMWLFGGMVEKSFSATPAGNAMVRTTTAPTMLGGSAKENVLPQRSTAVVNFRVHPNDTVADVVDHVKQVTKDIEGIEVGMPEEGGGEASPVSPTDGRPYAVLASVAEAAGDGAPVAPALVIGATDGRYATAITDRVYRFSPAVITPVDLTGFHGTNERMSVENMGRISNGFAQIIVAMDQGD, encoded by the coding sequence ATGTCGTTGTTCAAGAAATTCCTGTTGGGGCTGGTCGCCTTGATCGCGCTGGTCGTAGCCGTGGTGCTCTACCGGACCTTCACCTATGGCGGCGCCCCTGTTGGCGACCGGGTGGACCTGCCGGACGTGCCCGCAATCTCTGCAGACACCGCCGCCGGACACCTCTCCGAAGCGATCCGGTTCAGGACCATCACGCTGGCCGGCGGCGACCCCCGCCCCGGACAGGAAGGCCCCTGGCTGGAGCTGCACGACTGGCTGGAAGAGACCTATCCCGCCGCCCATGCGGCGATGACGAAGGAAATCGTGCCCGGCACGCTGACCCTGCTCTACACCTGGCAGGGCTCTGATTCTTCGCTCCAGCCGCTGCTGCTGATGGCCCACCAGGACGTCGTGCCGGTAAACATCGGCACCGAAGATGACTGGACCGGCGCGCCCTTCAAGGGCGACATCATCGACGGCTATATCTACGGCCGCGGCGCCCTCGACGACAAAAGCAACCTGATCGGGATCATGGAAGCCGTCGACGCGCTCGCCGCCTCCGGTTTCCAGCCGAAGCGGACCGTCATTCTCCAGTTCGGCCATGACGAGGAAGTCCTCGGCTCCGGCGCGGAGAAAGGCATCGCCCTGCTGAAATCCCGCGGCATCGAGCCGGTGATGGCGGTCGACGAAGGCTTCGCCATTCTCGACCCATCGCCGCTGACCGGCGCCAAGATGGGCATGATCGGCGTGTCCGAAAAAGGCTATGTCACGCTGCAGGTGACCTCGGTCGGCACGGGCGGCCACTCATCCATGCCGCCGCGCGATTCGGCCAACGTACAGCTCGGCAAGGCGATCGTCGCGCTCGACGAGAACCAGATGCCGGCCGACTTCTCCAAGCCGCCGGTCTCTGACCTCCTGCTCGCCTCTGCCGGCGATATGCCCTTCATGCAGAAGATGGCGCTGGCCAATATGTGGCTGTTCGGCGGCATGGTGGAGAAATCCTTCTCCGCAACGCCTGCCGGCAATGCGATGGTTCGCACGACGACCGCGCCGACCATGCTGGGCGGATCGGCCAAGGAGAACGTCCTGCCGCAGCGGTCCACCGCGGTCGTCAATTTCCGCGTCCACCCGAACGACACGGTCGCCGACGTGGTTGACCATGTGAAGCAGGTGACGAAGGACATTGAAGGCATCGAAGTCGGCATGCCGGAAGAAGGCGGTGGCGAAGCCTCGCCCGTCTCCCCCACCGATGGCCGCCCCTATGCCGTACTGGCCAGTGTCGCCGAAGCTGCCGGTGACGGCGCCCCGGTGGCCCCGGCACTGGTGATCGGCGCCACCGATGGCCGCTATGCCACGGCGATAACCGACCGCGTCTATCGTTTCTCGCCAGCCGTCATCACGCCGGTGGACCTGACCGGGTTCCACGGCACGAACGAGCGCATGTCGGTTGAGAATATGGGCCGTATTTCCAACGGCTTTGCGCAGATCATCGTCGCGATGGATCAGGGCGACTGA
- a CDS encoding MFS transporter, with protein MTDAPAKRLSLPRVLAFSSLSIPLAGVGLPVGVYLAPLYAREVGLGLELTGILFMLLRFWDIFTDPVMGYLVDRYRSPWGRVRHWIVLSVPILGLATYFVYMPSVGEGPGYFIGWMLLFYIGFTLLQTARSAWVPSIAVDYDDRSRFFQWAEIISVLSMLVLLAIPAILEFSGFGIGRMGQVAIMGWVLLLALPVSAFLACAFVPDEAVRGDKGHAQKFELRPFIAALRNKYLGHILLLELLSGTAIAVTSANYLFVAEFVFGLSDGMSSLILMFFFLMAVCALPFWLKLAARTEKSFAFKVAALLSFCSFVIYYIAGQVGGFWPLFIGAFFNGAAFSAPMVLARSMTADVVEWQVSQTGENRSGIYYSLITSAYKVGNSLALGVGYLILGQIAGFHPTEENSPETIHGLLLVFCIIPGTLYLLAALAASRYPFTRAMQQEVSKSLDPRGPEIMD; from the coding sequence ATGACTGACGCTCCGGCCAAGCGCCTGTCCCTGCCAAGGGTTCTCGCTTTTTCGTCCCTGAGTATTCCGCTCGCCGGTGTCGGCTTGCCGGTCGGGGTCTATCTTGCTCCGCTGTATGCGCGGGAAGTCGGCCTCGGCCTGGAGCTGACAGGCATCCTGTTCATGCTGCTCCGCTTCTGGGACATCTTCACCGACCCGGTGATGGGCTACCTGGTCGACCGCTACCGCAGCCCGTGGGGGCGCGTGCGCCACTGGATCGTGCTGTCGGTGCCGATCCTCGGGCTGGCCACCTATTTCGTTTACATGCCGAGCGTCGGGGAGGGGCCTGGCTATTTCATTGGCTGGATGCTGCTCTTCTATATCGGCTTCACCCTGTTGCAGACGGCGCGGTCGGCCTGGGTGCCTTCGATTGCCGTAGACTATGATGACCGCTCGCGCTTCTTCCAGTGGGCGGAGATCATCAGTGTCCTGTCCATGCTGGTCTTGCTGGCCATCCCGGCAATTCTTGAATTTTCCGGGTTCGGCATCGGGCGGATGGGGCAGGTCGCCATCATGGGCTGGGTGCTGCTGCTCGCATTGCCGGTTTCAGCCTTCCTCGCCTGTGCCTTCGTGCCCGATGAAGCTGTGCGGGGGGACAAGGGCCACGCTCAGAAATTCGAGTTGCGCCCCTTCATCGCGGCACTGCGCAACAAGTATCTGGGCCATATCCTTTTGCTGGAACTGCTCAGCGGAACGGCGATCGCGGTGACGTCGGCCAATTATCTGTTCGTCGCCGAATTCGTGTTCGGCCTGTCGGACGGGATGAGCAGCCTGATCCTGATGTTCTTCTTCCTGATGGCGGTGTGCGCCTTGCCATTCTGGCTGAAGCTGGCCGCCCGCACGGAAAAGAGCTTTGCCTTCAAGGTCGCAGCGCTTTTGTCGTTCTGCAGCTTTGTCATCTACTACATTGCCGGCCAGGTTGGCGGGTTCTGGCCGCTGTTTATCGGCGCCTTCTTCAACGGCGCAGCGTTCAGCGCGCCCATGGTGCTGGCCCGGTCGATGACGGCGGATGTTGTGGAGTGGCAGGTGTCCCAGACCGGGGAGAACCGGTCCGGCATCTATTATTCTCTCATCACCAGCGCCTACAAGGTCGGCAACAGTCTGGCGCTTGGCGTCGGATACCTGATCCTCGGGCAGATCGCAGGCTTCCATCCGACGGAGGAGAATTCACCTGAGACGATCCATGGACTGCTGCTGGTCTTCTGCATCATTCCGGGCACGCTCTACCTGCTCGCAGCCCTCGCCGCATCGCGCTATCCCTTTACACGGGCCATGCAGCAGGAGGTCAGCAAATCGCTCGACCCGCGCGGGCCGGAGATCATGGACTAG